The Podarcis muralis chromosome 10, rPodMur119.hap1.1, whole genome shotgun sequence genome includes a region encoding these proteins:
- the DNAJC2 gene encoding dnaJ homolog subfamily C member 2 → MLLRGAPEGQVTGVSRALSSASVLCQVEPVGRWFEAFVKRRNIHVSASFQELEDEKELSEESGDEELQLEEFPMLKTLDPKDWKNQDHYSVLGLGHIRYKASQKQIKAAHKAMVLKHHPDKRKAAGEQIGEGDNDYFTCITKAYEILSDPLKRRAFNSIDPTFDNTVPSKSEAKENFFEVFSPVFERNARWSNKKNVPKLGDPNSSFEEVDAFYSFWYNFDSWREFSYLDEEEKEKAECRDERRWIEKQNRAARALRKKEEMNRIRTLVDTAYSCDPRIKKFKEEEKAKKEAEKKAKAEAKRKEQEERDRQRQAELEAARLAKEKEEEEIRQQALLVKKEKDIQKKAIKKERQKLRTTCKNWNYFSDSEAECVKMMEEVEKLCDRLELASLQCLNEALTSTTREEGKAAVEKQIDEVNEQIRREREEAEARMRQATKSSEKPTSGGVGGSKNWSEDDLQLLIKAVNLFPAGTNSRWEVIANYMNLHSTTGIKRTAKDVINKAKSLQKLDPHQKDDINKKAFDKFKKEHGVVPQADSATPSERFEATFTDLSPWTTEEQKLLEQALKTYPVNTPERWEKIAASVPGRSKKDCMKRYKELVEMVKAKKAAQEQVVNAAKTKK, encoded by the exons ATGCTGCTGAGAGGGGCTCCCGAGGGGCAGGTCACCGGCGTCTCCAGAGCCTTGTCCTCGG CTTCTGTGCTTTGCCAAGTTGAACCTGTGGGAAGATGGTTTGAAGCATTTGTTAAGAGGAGAAACATACATGTTTCTGCCTCTTTCCAGGAACTGGAAGATGAGAAAGAGCTCTCTGAAGAGTCAGGTGATGAAGAATTGCAGCTGGAGGAATTTCCTATGTTAAAAACACTTGATCCAAAGGACTGGAAG AATCAGGATCATTATTCAGTTCTTGGGCTGGGACATATAAGATACAAGGCATCTCAGAAGCAAATAAAAGCTGCTC ATAAAGCCATGGTTTTGAAACACCATCCAGACAAGCGAAAAGCAGCAGGAGAACAGATAGGTGAAGGTGACAACGACTACTTTACTTGTATAACAAAAG CGTATGAAATTTTGTCCGATCCTCTGAAGAGACGAGCATTTAACAGTATAGATCCTACTTTTGATAACACTGTTCCTTCTAAAAGTGAAGCAAAGGAAAACTTCTTTGAAGTTTTTTCCCCGGTTTTTGAAAGAAATGCCAG ATGGTCAAATAAGAAAAATGTACCTAAGCTTGGGGACCCAAATTCCTCCTTTGAAGAGGTAgatgcattttattcattttg GTATAATTTTGATTCTTGGCGGGAGTTTTCTTACTTAgacgaagaagaaaaagaaaaagcagaatg TCGAGATGAGAGGAGGTGGATTGAAAAACAGAACAGAGCAGCTAGAGCAttaaggaaaaaggaagagatgAATAGAATAAGGACACTCGTTG aCACCGCATACAGCTGTGATCCCAGAATAAAGAAGttcaaggaagaagaaaaagcaaagaaagaagcTGAAAAGAAAGCAAAGGCAGAAGCAAAACGAAAAGAGCAGGAGGAGCGCGACAGA CAAAGGCAAGCAGAATTAGAAGCAGCACGATTAGCcaaggaaaaagaagaggaagaaattagACAACAAGCGCTGCTAGTGAAAAAAGAGAAGGATATTcagaaaaaagcaattaaaaaggaAAGGCAAAAACTGCGAACAACCTGCAAG AACTGGAATTACTTTTCTGACAGTGAGGCAGAATGTGTTAAGATGATGGAAGAAGTAGAAAAGCTGTGTGATCGTTTGGAATTGGCAAG TCTGCAGTGCTTGAATGAAGCACTTACATCCACcacaagggaagaaggaaaggctgctgtagaaAAACAG ATAGACGAAGTAAATGAACAGATAAGGAGAGAAAGGGAAGAAGCAGAGGCTCGTATGCGGCAAGCGACAAAGAGTTCTGAAAAACCCACAAGCGGAGGTGTTGGCGGAAGTAAGAACTGGTCAGAAGATGACTTACAGCTGCTAATTAAAGCAGTAAACCTCTTTCCTGCTGGGACTAACTCAAG GTGGGAGGTTATTGCCAATTACATGAATTTGCACTCTACTACGGGAATAAAGCGAACAGCAAAAGATGTTATCAACAAAGCAAAGAGCCTCCAGAAACTTG ACCCTCATCAGAAGGATGACATAAATAAGAAAGCTTTTGATAAGTTTAAAAAAGAACATGGAGTTGTGCCACAGGCAGACAGTGCTACACCGTCAGAACGTTTTGAAG CCACATTTACAGATTTGTCTCCATGGACAACAGAAGAGCAAAAACTTTTAGAACAAGCTCTCAAAACATATCCAGTGAATACTCCTGAAAGGTGGGAGAAAATAGCAGCTTCTGTTCCAGGCCGATCTAAAAAAGACTGCATGAAACGATATAAG GAACTTGTTGAAATGGTTAAAGCGAAGAAAGCTGCCCAGGAGCAAGTAGTGAATGCTGCTAAGACTAAGAAATGA
- the PSMC2 gene encoding 26S proteasome regulatory subunit 7 yields MPDYLGTDQRKTKEEEKEDKPIRALDEGDIALLKTYGQSTYSRQIKQVEDDIQQLLKKINELTGIKESDTGLAPPALWDLAADKQTLQSEQPLQVARCTKIINADSEDPKYIINVKQFAKFVVDLSDQVAPTDIEEGMRVGVDRNKYQIHIPLPPKIDPTVTMMQVEEKPDVTYSDVGGCKEQIEKLREVVETPLLHPERFVNLGIEPPKGVLLFGPPGTGKTLCARAVANRTDACFIRVIGSELVQKYVGEGARMVRELFEMARTKKACLIFFDEIDAIGGARFDDGAGGDNEVQRTMLELINQLDGFDPRGNIKVLMATNRPDTLDPALMRPGRLDRKIEFSLPDLEGRTHIFKIHARSMSVERDIRFELLARLCPNSTGAEIRSVCTEAGMFAIRARRKIATEKDFLEAVNKVIKSYAKFSATPRYMTYN; encoded by the exons ATGCCGGATTACCTGGGAACCGACCAGCGCAAAaccaaagaggaggagaaggaggacaaACCCATCCGCG CTTTGGATGAAGGTGACATTGCTTTGTTGAAAACCTAT GGCCAGAGTACATACTCGAGGCAGATCAAGCAAGTCGAAGATGACATTcagcagctgcttaagaaaatcAATGAGCTCACGG GTATTAAGGAATCAGACACTGGCTTGGCTCCCCCTGCTCTCTGGGATCTCGCTGCAGATAAGCAAACTCTTCAGAGTGAGCAGCCACTGCAAGTGGCAAG ATGCACCAAGATAATCAATGCAGATTCTGAGGATCCTAAGTACATTATCAATGTGAAGCAGTTTGCCAAATTTGTGGTTGATCTTAGTGATCAGGTGGCACCCACTGACATTGAAGAGGGGATGAGAGTTGG TGTTGACAGAAACAAGTATCAGATTCATATCCCTCTGCCTCCAAAGATTGATCCAACTGTTACTATGATGCAG GTAGAGGAAAAGCCTGATGTCACCTACAGTGATGTTGGAGGTTGTAAAGAACAGATTGAGAAGCtaagagaggtggtggaaacaCCCTTGCTTCAT CCAGAACGATTTGTCAATCTGGGGATCGAGCCCCCTAAAGGAGTGCTTCTCTTTGGCCCACCGGGGACAGGAAAAACTCTCTGTGCTCGTGCTGTTGCTAATAGAACCGATGCCTGCTTCATCCGAGTGATTGGATCTGAGCTGGTGCAGAAATACGTAGGAGAG GGTGCTCGAATGGTTCGGGAACTCTTTGAAATGGCCAGAACAAAAAAAGCTTGCCTTATCTTCTTTGATGAAATTGATGCTATTGGAG GGGCTCGCTTTGATGATGGGGCTGGAGGGGACAATGAAGTCCAGCGCACTATGCTAGAATTGATAAACCAGCTTGATGGCTTTGATCCAAGAGGCAACATTAAAGTACTGATGGCAACCAACAGACCTGATACTTTGGATCCAGCATTGATGAGGCCTGGAAGACTGGATAGAAAAATAGAATTTAGCCTGCCAGATCTGGAG ggACGAACTCACATCTTCAAGATTCATGCCCGTTCAATGAGTGTTGAAAGAGACATAAGATTTGAGTTGCTAGCTCGACTGTGCCCTAACAGCACTG GTGCTGAAATTCGAAGTGTTTGTACAGAGGCAGGTATGTTCGCCATCAGAGCAAGGAGAAAGATTGCCACTGAAAAGGACTTCTTGGAAGCTGTGAACAAAGTAATCAAGTCATATGCCAAATTCAGTGCTACACCTCGCTATATGACTTACAACTGA
- the PMPCB gene encoding mitochondrial-processing peptidase subunit beta, with protein sequence MAAAAGRLAGGRLLGLLLSRNSALGKRSVHLGRSRFRATKAVSQIVLNVPETKVSSLDNGLRVASEDSGISTCTVGLWIDAGSRYENEKNNGTAHFLEHMAFKGTKKRSQLDLELEIENMGAHLNAYTSREQTVYYAKSFSKDLPRAVEILADIIQNSTLGEAEIERERGVILREMQEVETNLQEVVFDYLHATAYQNTALGRTILGPTENIKSINRNDLVEYITTHYKGPRMVLAAAGGVAHDELLELAKYHFGNLPSVAKGGAPPLPPCRFTGSEIRVRDDKMPLAHIAIAVEAAGWCHPDTIPLMVANTLIGNWDRSFGGGVNLSSKLAQVACHGNVCHSFQSFNTCYTDTGLWGVYMVCEGSTIEDMMHFVQREWIRLCTSVTESEVARAKNLLKTNMLLQLDGSTPICEDIGRQMLCYNRRIPIPELEARIEAIDAQTIKEVCTKYIYDKCPAIAAVGPLEQLPDYNRLRSGMYWLRA encoded by the exons ATGGCGGCGGCCGCGGGTCGGCTGGCGGGCGGGCGTCTCCTGGGCCTCCTCCTTTCGCGGAACTCAGCCTTAGGGAAACGG TCTGTACATCTTGGGAGAAGCAGATTCAGAGCTACCAAGGCAGTATCTCAAATTGTCCTAAATGTTCCTGAGACGAAGGTATCTTCTCTGGATAACGGCTTGAGGGTAGCGTCCGAAGATTCTGGGATTTCAACATGCACA GTGGGACTTTGGATTGACGCTGGAAGCAGATATGAAAATGAGAAAAACAATGGAACAGCTCACTTCCTGGAGCATATGGCTTTTAAG GGGACAAAGAAAAGGTCCCAGCTGGATCTGGAACTGGAGATTGAAAACATGGGAGCTCACCTTAATGCTTATACATCAAGAGAACAAACTGTATATTATGCAAAGTCTTTCTCAAAAGACCTGCCAAGAG CTGTGGAGATTCTTGCTGATATCATCCAGAATAGCAcacttggggaggcagagattgaACGGGAGCGAGGAGTCATCCTTCGAGAAATGCAGGAAGTTGAGACTAATTTACAGGAAGTTGTCTTTGACTATCTCCATGCCACGGCTTATCAAAATACAGCACTGGGACGGACCATATTAGGACCTACAGAAAACATAAA GTCCATTAACCGTAATGACTTGGTGGAGTATATTACAACACATTATAAAGGACCCAGAATGGTACTTGCTGCTGCAGGAG GAGTCGCTCATGACGAATTGCTTGAACTAGCCAAGTACCATTTTGGTAACTTGCCGTCTGTTGCAAAAGGAGGAGCGCCGCCTTTGCCCCCTTGCCGGTTCACGGGCAGTGAA ATTCGTGTTCGAGATGATAAGATGCCTCTGGCCCACATTGCGATAGCTGTTGAAGCAGCCGGCTGGTGTCACCCGGACACCATTCCTCTCATGGTGGCAAATACTCTGATAGGCAACTGGGATCGATCCTTCGGAGGTGGCGTG AATCTGTCTAGTAAGCTTGCTCAAGTTGCATGCCATGGCAACGTCTGTCATAGCTTCCAGTCCTTCAACACCTGCTACACAGATACTGGACTGTGGGGTGTCTATATGGTTTGTGAGGGATCAACCATAGAGGACATGATGCACTTTGTTCAGAGAGAATG GATACGACTGTGTACTAGTGTTACTGAAAGTGAGGTTGCACGTGCAAAGAATCTTTTGAAAACCAACATGCTGTTACAACTGGATG GTTCCACTCCCATTTGTGAAGACATTGGACGACAAATGTTGTGTTACAATCGTCGAATCCCAATTCCTGAACTTGAAGCAAGAATTGAA GCAATTGATGCTCAAACAATCAAAGAAGTCTGCACAAAGTATATTTATGATAAGTGCCCTGCAATTGCTGCTGTCG GGCCACTTGAACAACTCCCTGATTACAACAGACTCCGTAGTGGAATGTACTGGCTTCGTGCTTGA